A genomic window from Agrobacterium tumefaciens includes:
- a CDS encoding RidA family protein, whose amino-acid sequence MDREIIIPDEMQEIVSRAGYAPAVKVGDTIYVVGQVGRTKDLDIIHDPSEQFRAMWDNLRMVLEAAHCTFDDIVEVTSYHVEMSKHMDVFRTVKNEVFPKGTYAWTRIGVSELAHQGLLAEVKCVAVKR is encoded by the coding sequence ATGGATCGAGAGATCATTATACCCGACGAGATGCAGGAGATCGTCAGCCGAGCAGGCTATGCGCCCGCGGTTAAAGTCGGAGACACAATCTACGTCGTCGGCCAAGTTGGGCGGACCAAGGATCTCGACATCATTCACGATCCTTCAGAGCAATTCAGAGCTATGTGGGACAATTTACGGATGGTTCTGGAAGCCGCTCACTGCACGTTTGATGACATCGTGGAAGTGACAAGCTATCACGTCGAAATGTCCAAGCACATGGACGTGTTCCGGACTGTCAAAAACGAGGTGTTTCCGAAGGGAACCTATGCGTGGACCCGGATAGGTGTCTCTGAACTCGCGCACCAGGGACTTCTCGCTGAGGTGAAATGTGTTGCCGTAAAGCGATGA
- a CDS encoding DUF6088 family protein: MPDPTSDTLERIHQRIADGAPSGVWSRSDFLDIATPNAVEKALQRLTNRGDIRRPHRGLYDKPAVSQLTGKMVFPPRASFIDAIARRDKLRVCVDGMTAANDLGLTTAVPARSTIYADTYPRIIEIEANAGDAEATKPVIYILDFKRISAKTAFWAGRPAMRVIQALHWFRDERSNLETVVDGIVRYLARSPHRHPIVEDLRENIHAIPAWMYKAVETITADQPPQEDGGTSQGNEGKDEHAPGFH, encoded by the coding sequence ATGCCGGATCCCACATCTGACACTCTGGAACGCATTCACCAACGGATCGCCGACGGGGCGCCTTCCGGGGTTTGGTCGCGCTCCGATTTCCTGGATATCGCAACACCGAACGCCGTCGAAAAGGCGCTGCAGAGGCTGACCAATCGCGGCGACATCCGCCGCCCTCATCGTGGTCTTTACGACAAGCCAGCTGTCAGCCAACTGACAGGCAAGATGGTGTTTCCACCACGGGCCTCCTTCATCGATGCAATCGCGCGACGCGACAAGCTTCGTGTTTGCGTCGATGGAATGACGGCTGCCAATGATCTTGGCCTGACGACGGCCGTCCCTGCCAGGTCCACAATCTATGCGGACACATATCCCCGAATCATCGAGATCGAGGCCAATGCCGGCGATGCGGAGGCCACGAAGCCGGTTATCTACATCTTGGACTTCAAGCGCATTTCGGCAAAGACCGCCTTCTGGGCGGGCCGGCCGGCAATGCGAGTGATCCAGGCCCTCCACTGGTTTCGCGACGAGCGATCAAATCTGGAGACAGTTGTCGATGGTATCGTCCGCTACCTGGCACGAAGTCCCCACAGACATCCGATCGTCGAGGATCTGCGGGAAAACATCCACGCAATCCCTGCCTGGATGTACAAGGCGGTAGAGACCATAACTGCCGATCAGCCGCCTCAGGAAGATGGAGGTACTTCACAAGGCAACGAGGGAAAGGATGAACATGCGCCAGGGTTTCATTGA
- a CDS encoding Ku protein, whose product MAVRPYWKGYLKLSLVTCPVQMMPATSESEKVRFHTLNRETQNRVVSHYVDSVTGKEVQDEDEVKGYQRGENEYIMLEDEELENVALDSAKTIDIFTFTPRDSVEWIWLDTPYYLSPNDPVGQEAFSVIRDAMEAQDMVGISRLVISRRERAVMLEPRGKGIVLWTLRYGDEVRDEDSYFAGIDDDETADSEMMPLVQQLIKKQTQHWDPKMVIDPVQDRLLDIIAAKKKALKKQARAKPSAPVKSTPSNVINIMDALKKSVAAETRSSK is encoded by the coding sequence ATGGCTGTCCGTCCCTATTGGAAAGGCTACCTCAAGCTATCGCTCGTCACGTGCCCGGTCCAGATGATGCCGGCGACCTCCGAAAGCGAGAAGGTCCGCTTCCACACACTCAATCGCGAGACCCAGAACCGCGTCGTCAGCCACTATGTCGACAGCGTCACCGGCAAAGAGGTCCAAGACGAAGATGAGGTCAAAGGCTACCAGCGTGGCGAGAACGAATACATAATGCTGGAGGACGAGGAGCTGGAGAACGTTGCGCTCGACAGTGCCAAGACGATCGACATCTTCACATTCACCCCGCGCGACAGCGTGGAATGGATCTGGCTCGACACGCCGTATTACCTATCGCCCAACGATCCGGTCGGACAGGAGGCGTTCTCCGTCATTCGCGATGCGATGGAGGCCCAGGACATGGTTGGTATCTCGCGGCTGGTGATCTCGCGCCGGGAACGCGCCGTCATGCTGGAGCCACGTGGCAAGGGTATTGTCCTTTGGACTTTGCGCTACGGGGATGAAGTCCGCGATGAAGACTCGTATTTTGCGGGCATCGACGACGACGAGACAGCGGACAGCGAGATGATGCCCCTGGTACAGCAACTCATCAAGAAGCAGACGCAGCACTGGGACCCGAAGATGGTCATTGATCCAGTGCAGGACCGGCTTCTCGACATCATTGCCGCCAAGAAGAAGGCGCTGAAAAAGCAGGCCAGAGCGAAACCGTCCGCGCCAGTAAAGTCGACGCCGAGCAACGTCATCAACATCATGGATGCTCTGAAAAAGTCGGTCGCCGCTGAGACCCGGTCCAGCAAATGA
- a CDS encoding DUF982 domain-containing protein, translating into MKPDMFREPVIILVGLGFPAKVRTVMDAYRHLVEWPASMRDTAYSVALKACGAALRGEIEAETARGLFAAFAEKHDLLAPETDIIAASSRRHDKDPHVR; encoded by the coding sequence ATGAAACCCGATATGTTCAGAGAACCTGTGATTATCCTTGTCGGTCTTGGCTTTCCCGCTAAGGTCCGAACAGTTATGGACGCTTACCGGCATCTCGTCGAATGGCCAGCATCAATGCGCGACACGGCTTATTCGGTGGCGCTGAAGGCCTGTGGCGCAGCCCTGCGCGGCGAGATCGAAGCGGAGACCGCACGCGGGCTGTTCGCAGCTTTCGCTGAGAAGCACGATCTGCTGGCACCGGAGACCGATATCATCGCCGCTTCCAGTCGCCGGCACGACAAAGATCCGCACGTTCGCTAG
- the ligD gene encoding non-homologous end-joining DNA ligase produces MKRRAKPLLQDDGLSAKSQPRRKRDPAQPNLPFDPMPDRVEPCLALLKAAPPIGPDWAFEIKWDGYRLAVHIEPKGVRIITRGGHDWTHRFPAIAAAAKELGVGTAILDGEAVVLDAQGRSDFGALQRSLGGRGGKRDSSEAVLFAFDLLYFDGHDLTKTELSVRRHLLTDLLDGAVGAIQLSEEVEGDGGELLEIACSLGLEGIIAKHRDRPYRSGRTGDWLKIKCVQSESFMIVGYEQSATARGGIGSLLLAARRGQDWVYVGAVGTGFKQKDAAYLKKTLDTLKTRTPVVPLKGKNYVFAQPTLIAEIEFRGWTDDGNLRHASYKGLREIQDNAAVYELD; encoded by the coding sequence ATGAAGCGACGCGCCAAACCGCTCCTACAGGACGACGGGCTTTCTGCAAAATCGCAGCCGCGCCGCAAGCGCGATCCGGCGCAGCCGAACCTTCCATTTGATCCGATGCCCGATCGGGTTGAGCCATGCCTGGCCTTGCTCAAGGCAGCTCCCCCGATCGGCCCGGATTGGGCTTTTGAGATCAAGTGGGATGGCTATCGGCTGGCCGTGCACATCGAGCCGAAAGGCGTGCGAATTATTACCCGCGGCGGCCATGACTGGACACACCGGTTTCCTGCGATCGCGGCAGCTGCCAAAGAGCTGGGAGTCGGGACTGCTATCCTGGATGGCGAAGCTGTTGTGCTCGATGCGCAAGGCAGGTCCGACTTCGGAGCGCTGCAACGCTCGCTTGGCGGACGCGGCGGCAAACGAGATTCGAGCGAAGCCGTCCTCTTCGCCTTCGACCTGTTATACTTCGACGGGCACGATCTGACGAAGACCGAGCTGTCAGTCCGCCGACATCTTTTGACAGATCTGTTGGATGGTGCGGTTGGAGCGATCCAGCTTTCCGAGGAGGTGGAGGGTGACGGCGGCGAACTCCTCGAAATCGCCTGTTCTCTCGGGCTGGAAGGAATTATCGCCAAACACCGGGACCGTCCTTACCGATCCGGCCGGACGGGCGACTGGCTTAAAATCAAGTGCGTGCAGAGTGAGAGCTTCATGATCGTCGGCTACGAGCAGTCAGCCACCGCGCGCGGCGGGATTGGCAGTCTGCTGCTGGCTGCGAGACGTGGACAGGACTGGGTCTATGTTGGCGCGGTAGGAACCGGGTTCAAGCAAAAGGACGCGGCATACCTGAAGAAGACCCTGGATACGCTGAAGACCAGGACACCGGTCGTGCCGCTCAAGGGGAAGAACTACGTCTTTGCGCAGCCGACGCTGATTGCCGAGATCGAGTTCCGTGGCTGGACCGACGATGGCAATCTGCGGCACGCATCTTACAAAGGACTGCGTGAGATCCAGGACAATGCCGCTGTTTATGAGCTCGACTGA
- a CDS encoding Ku protein: MVAPRANWKGFIKYGEVACPVALYTAASSSERIAFNTLNRKTGNRVRREFVDSETGDPVERDEQVKGYEVENGQYIILEPEEVAAAVPDSDKTLKIDAFIPCHEIDDVYFDKPYYLAPDKMGTDAFLLLRDGMKKAKVAAIARTVLFRRVRTVLIRPHGKGLIATTLNFDYEVRSSQEAFEELPDLKIEGEMLDLAEHIIGTKRGSFDASAFDDRYEAAVAELVKAKIEGRALPKKKAPAASKPSDLLQALRESAGIDAKKAEPKRSAANANKGTARQKVAKPAASKTKSAASQTRRAG, encoded by the coding sequence ATGGTTGCCCCGAGAGCGAATTGGAAAGGCTTCATCAAATACGGAGAGGTCGCTTGTCCGGTGGCGCTGTACACTGCGGCATCATCTTCGGAAAGGATCGCTTTCAACACGCTGAACCGCAAGACCGGAAACCGGGTCAGGCGCGAGTTCGTTGACAGCGAGACCGGCGATCCGGTCGAACGTGACGAGCAGGTCAAAGGATACGAGGTCGAAAACGGCCAATACATCATCCTTGAGCCCGAGGAGGTCGCCGCCGCCGTTCCTGACAGCGACAAGACGCTCAAGATCGACGCCTTCATCCCCTGCCACGAGATCGACGACGTCTATTTTGACAAGCCGTACTATCTGGCGCCGGACAAGATGGGTACGGATGCTTTTTTGCTTTTGCGCGACGGCATGAAGAAAGCCAAGGTTGCCGCGATTGCCCGGACCGTTCTCTTTCGCCGCGTTCGAACCGTCCTCATCCGTCCGCATGGCAAAGGGCTGATCGCCACAACGCTGAACTTCGATTACGAGGTGCGCTCCTCTCAGGAGGCGTTCGAGGAACTACCCGATCTGAAGATCGAAGGCGAAATGCTGGATTTGGCCGAGCACATCATTGGCACCAAGAGAGGAAGCTTTGATGCCAGTGCCTTCGATGATCGTTACGAAGCTGCCGTCGCCGAGCTGGTGAAGGCGAAGATCGAGGGTAGGGCGCTTCCGAAGAAAAAGGCGCCGGCGGCGTCGAAACCCAGCGATCTTCTGCAGGCACTCAGAGAGAGTGCCGGCATTGATGCAAAGAAGGCGGAGCCGAAACGGAGTGCGGCCAATGCCAACAAGGGCACGGCGCGCCAGAAGGTCGCCAAACCTGCCGCTTCCAAAACCAAGTCCGCGGCGTCGCAGACCCGCCGCGCCGGTTGA
- a CDS encoding alpha/beta fold hydrolase, whose amino-acid sequence MSNFSKAAAGLIAALLSSAALTAPALADARNIVLVHGALVDGSGWRGVYDILTRDGFHVSIVQQPLTSLDQDVAATKSVLDQQDGDVVLVGHSYGGTIITAAGDDPKVKALVYVAALQPDKGESTAQLLQSMPSPTNDIKPTKDGFLLIDPAKFAADFGADLPKEQGEFMARSQMPVAVAATSAPVSIAAWHDKPSYGIVAKDDMTINPGLERWMYKRSGSTVTEIDGSHAIYISQAAAVAKVIEEAAEAAK is encoded by the coding sequence ATGTCGAACTTCAGTAAAGCGGCCGCTGGCCTCATTGCCGCGCTTCTGTCTTCCGCTGCCCTAACAGCCCCAGCCTTAGCGGACGCGCGCAACATCGTGCTTGTCCATGGCGCGCTCGTGGATGGTTCGGGTTGGCGCGGCGTTTATGACATCCTGACCCGCGACGGCTTTCATGTCAGCATCGTCCAGCAGCCACTGACAAGCCTGGATCAGGACGTTGCAGCCACGAAGAGCGTGCTTGATCAGCAGGACGGGGACGTCGTTCTCGTCGGCCACAGCTATGGGGGCACGATCATCACGGCAGCAGGTGATGATCCCAAGGTCAAGGCACTAGTCTATGTTGCGGCACTGCAGCCAGACAAGGGCGAAAGCACCGCACAACTGCTCCAATCGATGCCGTCACCCACCAACGATATCAAGCCGACAAAGGATGGCTTCCTGCTTATCGACCCGGCAAAGTTCGCAGCTGATTTCGGGGCGGATCTACCCAAAGAGCAGGGCGAGTTTATGGCCCGGTCTCAGATGCCTGTCGCCGTCGCGGCCACCAGTGCGCCGGTGTCTATTGCCGCTTGGCACGACAAGCCAAGCTACGGGATTGTTGCGAAGGATGACATGACGATCAATCCGGGCCTTGAGCGCTGGATGTACAAGCGCTCCGGTTCAACTGTGACGGAGATCGACGGTAGTCACGCTATTTATATCTCGCAGGCGGCTGCAGTTGCGAAGGTGATCGAGGAGGCCGCGGAAGCTGCCAAGTAG
- the xth gene encoding exodeoxyribonuclease III yields the protein MKLATYNVNGINGRLEVLLRWLDEAKPDVVCLQELKAPDNNFPRREIERAGYGAIWHGQKSWNGVAILARDQEPRETRRGLPGDPDDSHSRYIEAAIDGIVIGCLYLPNGNPAPGPKFDYKLRWFERLHSYAAELFELDVPVALVGDFNVMPTDLDVYKPERWRDDALFRPEVREAYAELIAAGWTDALRLLHPEERIYTFWKYFRNAFARDAGLRIDHFLLSPSLRERVQTCGVDKFARAWEHTSDHAPVWIELDDE from the coding sequence GTGAAGCTCGCTACCTACAACGTCAACGGGATCAATGGCCGGCTGGAGGTTTTGCTCCGCTGGCTCGACGAGGCGAAGCCTGATGTGGTGTGCCTGCAGGAGTTAAAGGCGCCGGACAACAACTTTCCGCGCCGCGAGATCGAGCGCGCAGGCTATGGCGCCATCTGGCACGGCCAGAAATCCTGGAATGGCGTGGCGATCCTTGCCAGGGATCAGGAGCCGCGCGAAACGCGACGCGGCTTGCCGGGCGATCCTGACGACAGTCACAGCCGTTACATCGAGGCGGCCATCGATGGCATCGTCATTGGCTGCTTGTATCTTCCGAACGGCAATCCAGCGCCAGGGCCGAAGTTTGATTATAAGCTCCGTTGGTTCGAACGCCTGCATTCCTATGCGGCGGAACTGTTTGAACTCGACGTGCCCGTGGCTCTGGTTGGCGATTTCAACGTGATGCCGACGGACCTCGATGTCTACAAGCCGGAGCGCTGGCGAGACGATGCGCTGTTTCGGCCCGAGGTGCGCGAAGCTTATGCGGAGCTCATTGCAGCGGGCTGGACGGACGCCCTCAGGCTGCTGCATCCGGAAGAGCGGATTTATACGTTCTGGAAGTATTTCCGCAACGCCTTCGCCCGCGACGCCGGGCTGCGCATCGACCATTTCCTGCTGAGCCCATCGCTGCGGGAACGAGTGCAAACCTGCGGCGTAGACAAGTTCGCGCGGGCCTGGGAGCACACCAGCGACCATGCGCCGGTCTGGATTGAACTGGATGATGAGTAG
- a CDS encoding Hsp20 family protein, which translates to MATSYDYAPLFRSSVGFDRVFNLLENAQRARSISDWPPYDIVKTGDDSYRISIAVAGFARDDLDITFQSNLLTVTGKKQEMASEGYLHRGIAGRPFEHRFELADHVRVNGADLNNGLLSIDLLREIPEALKPRKIDIQTDPALVQSTAPVQIEAQKAA; encoded by the coding sequence ATGGCAACATCTTACGACTACGCACCTCTGTTCCGCTCGAGCGTCGGCTTCGACCGGGTCTTCAATCTCCTCGAAAATGCCCAGCGCGCCCGCTCGATCAGTGATTGGCCGCCCTATGACATCGTCAAGACCGGCGATGACAGCTACCGGATTTCAATCGCGGTCGCAGGTTTTGCCCGAGATGATCTCGACATCACCTTCCAGTCCAATCTGCTGACGGTCACTGGCAAGAAGCAGGAGATGGCATCCGAAGGCTACCTGCATCGCGGCATTGCCGGACGTCCGTTTGAACACCGGTTCGAGCTTGCCGACCATGTCAGGGTAAATGGCGCGGATTTAAACAATGGTCTTTTGTCGATCGATCTCCTTCGTGAGATCCCGGAGGCGTTGAAGCCGCGGAAGATCGACATCCAGACGGATCCGGCCCTCGTGCAGTCGACCGCTCCGGTGCAGATCGAAGCGCAAAAGGCCGCCTGA
- a CDS encoding nucleotidyl transferase AbiEii/AbiGii toxin family protein codes for MRQGFIDILRSSADERKALFSAAASDLETRAENIEKDLYVCWVLDFLFNRRKDDTIGLYFKGGTSLSKAYGLIKRFSEDIDIGIYKADLKVPLEADIAALPSVNQQQKALAEQVDEAARHYMSGPLKRLLDEEIAAVEEETGQSGHFSLDFGYDLYRKKEALDVLVLGYKSVFDMSGGYVEAAVRIEGGARPDPVPAETREIIPYIAPEMRKGSDLTVQNVTTVKPERTFWEKVLILHAMTEMTEKRRIQNSPELKVPDLNRYSRHYYDVHQIWTNPDYGKATASMLDLAEACRRHKELMFRAPDHRYDRAVPGSFRLVPTPEMRKKLASDYERMSAMIFGTPPEFGSVMDSIEELEAFLNAIADKASV; via the coding sequence ATGCGCCAGGGTTTCATTGATATCCTTCGCTCAAGCGCCGACGAGCGCAAGGCCTTGTTTTCCGCCGCTGCGTCCGATCTGGAGACGCGGGCCGAAAATATCGAAAAGGATCTGTACGTCTGCTGGGTGCTGGACTTCCTGTTCAACCGCCGCAAAGACGATACTATCGGCCTCTACTTTAAGGGCGGCACCAGTCTCAGCAAGGCATATGGCCTGATAAAGCGCTTTTCTGAAGATATCGACATCGGCATCTACAAGGCAGACCTAAAGGTTCCCCTCGAGGCCGATATCGCAGCCCTGCCCTCCGTCAATCAACAGCAGAAAGCTCTGGCCGAACAGGTGGATGAGGCAGCGCGCCATTATATGTCCGGACCGCTCAAGCGTTTGCTCGATGAGGAAATCGCTGCGGTCGAGGAAGAGACCGGACAATCGGGACATTTTTCGCTCGACTTCGGATACGATCTCTACCGAAAGAAGGAGGCGCTCGACGTACTCGTTCTGGGATACAAAAGCGTCTTCGACATGAGTGGCGGTTATGTCGAAGCGGCAGTGCGCATTGAAGGCGGGGCACGCCCGGATCCGGTTCCGGCCGAGACGCGAGAAATCATTCCATACATTGCCCCGGAAATGAGAAAGGGCAGTGACTTGACGGTCCAGAATGTAACAACCGTCAAGCCGGAGCGCACTTTTTGGGAAAAAGTTCTGATCCTTCACGCGATGACGGAGATGACGGAAAAACGGAGAATACAGAATAGTCCTGAGCTGAAAGTTCCAGACCTCAATCGATACTCGCGCCACTATTACGATGTTCATCAAATCTGGACGAATCCCGACTACGGCAAGGCCACTGCATCGATGCTTGACCTTGCTGAGGCTTGCCGCCGGCATAAGGAGCTGATGTTTCGCGCGCCGGACCATCGATATGATCGAGCCGTCCCAGGAAGTTTTCGGCTGGTGCCCACGCCCGAGATGCGCAAAAAACTCGCATCCGACTACGAGAGAATGTCCGCCATGATATTTGGGACGCCGCCCGAATTTGGGTCTGTCATGGACAGCATTGAAGAGTTGGAGGCCTTTCTCAACGCAATCGCGGACAAGGCCTCTGTTTGA